A single window of Ovis canadensis isolate MfBH-ARS-UI-01 breed Bighorn chromosome 17, ARS-UI_OviCan_v2, whole genome shotgun sequence DNA harbors:
- the SUSD2 gene encoding sushi domain-containing protein 2 isoform X1, with the protein MKPSLLPWALLLLATVPGPGLRPAAGAQGSCSQRCGDQSGPCSCHPTCFGLASCCVDVRDFCLEISPYSGSMMGGKDFVVQHLNWSNPADSVICSFKESIQTRGYVDASGRVHCVSPLLYESGRIPFTLSMDNGRSFPRSGTWLSVHPSKVSDSEKSQLVNETRWQYYGTPGTQGNLTLTWNTSALPSDTVTIELWGYEETGQPYSQEWAAAWLYLYPLATNVHNSGSFTFTPKPAPQNFQRWEVGSLRIVDSRHRAGEQDVQALWSNEHALAWHLGDDFRMDPVAWARNQCLAWEELEDQLPTFLEELPDCPCTLAQARADSGRFHTDYGCDLEQGSVCTYHPGAVHCVRSVQASPKYDSGQQCCYTADGTQLLTADSTGGSTPDRGHDWGSPPYRVPPRVPGLSHWIYDVISFYHCCLWAPECFRYMNRRPSSDCRSYRPPRLASAFGDPHFVTFDGTNFTFNGRGEYVLLEAALTDLRVQARAQTRMAPEGSQDRGTGLTAVAIQEADSDVVEVRLGDGAGVLQVLLNQEVLSFAEQRWMDLKGMFLSVAAGDRVSVMLTSEAGLEISLQGPFLSVAVLLPEKFLTHTRGLLGTLNDNPADDFTLRSGEVLPPSASSRELFRFGADWAVQNASSLLTYDSKFLVEHFKERPRHDPTFLPLLPEESSASPSQASAAADLCGDDRFCRFDVAATGSLSVGNASRVAHRQHLLRVQSLQPVVSCGWLAPPANGHKQGERYLVGSTVRFRCNNGYSLAGAEASTCQADGTWSWPTPTCQPGRSYAVLLGIIFGGLGLVALVGLGYWFLRRRKSNTAVWGSQP; encoded by the exons ATGAAGCCGTCCCTGCTGCCCTGGGCCTTGCTGCTGCTGGCGACTGTCCCCGGCCCGGGCCTCCGGCCTGCAGCAG GTGCCCAGGGGAGCTGCTCCCAGCGCTGCGGAGACCAGAGCGGGCCATGTTCCTGCCACCCGACCTGCTTTGGCCTGGCCAGCTGCTGCGTGGATGTCCGGGATTTCTGCCTGGAGATCTCACCCTACTCTGGCTCCATGATGGGAGGCAAGGACTTTGTGGTCCAGCATCTCAACTGGTCCAACCCCGCTGACAGTGTGATCTGCAG CTTTAAGGAGAGCATCCAGACCCGCGGCTACGTGGACGCCTCCGGCCGAGTGCACTGTGTGTCTCCCCTGCTCTACGAGTCCGGCCGCATCCCGTTCACGCTCTCCATGGACAACGGCCGCTCCTTCCCGCGCTCGGGCACCTGGCTCTCCG tGCACCCCAGCAAAGTGTCGGACTCCGAAAAGAGCCAGCTGGTGAATGAGACCCGCTGGCAGTACTACGGCACTCCTGGCACGCAGGGCAACCTCACCCTGACCTGGAACACCTCGGCCCTGCCCTCGGACACCGTCACCATCGAGCTGTGGGGCTACGAGGAGACAG gGCAGCCGTATTCGCAGGAGTGGGCAGCAGCGTGGTTATACCTGTATCCCTTGGCTACCAACGTCCACAACTCCGGTTCCTTCACCTTCACGCCGAAACCTGCCCCGCAGAACTTCCAGAGATGGGAAGTGGGTTCCCTCCGCATTGTGGACAGCAGACACCGCGCGGGGGAGCA GGATGTGCAAGCGCTCTGGAGCAACGAGCACGCGCTGGCCTGGCACCTGGGTGATGACTTCCGGATGGACCCTGTGGCCTGGGCCCGAAACCAGTGCCTGGCCTGGGAGGAGCTGGAGGACCAGCTGCCCACGTTCCTGGAGGAGCTGCCCGACTGCCCTTGCACCCTGGCCCAGGCCCGGGCTGACTCTGGCCGCTTCCAC ACAGACTACGGCTGTGACCTGGAGCAGGGCAGCGTGTGCACCTACCACCCAGGCGCTGTGCACTGCGTGCGCTCGGTGCAAGCCAG CCCCAAGTACGACTCCGGCCAGCAGTGCTGCTACACGGCGGATGGCACACAGCTCCTGACGGCTGACTCCACCGGGGGCAGCACCCCGGACCGCGGCCACGACTGGGGCTCACCCCCCTACCGCGTGCCGCCCCGCGTGCCCGGCCTCTCCCACTGGATCTACGACGTCATCAGCTTCTACCACTGCTGCCTCTGGGCACCTGAGTGCTTCCGCTACATGAACAGACGGCCCTCCAGCGACTGCCGCAGCTACCGGCCCCCTCGCCTGG CCTCCGCTTTCGGGGACCCACACTTCGTCACTTTCGACGGCACCAACTTCACATTCAATGGACGTGGCGAGTACGTGCTGCTGGAGGCCGCGCTGACCGACTTGCGGGTGCAGGCACGGGCCCAGACCAGGATGGCGCCCGAGG GCTCTCAGGACCGAGGCACGGGGCTGACGGCGGTGGCCATCCAGGAGGCCGACTCGGACGTGGTGGAGGTCCGGCTGGGGGACGGTGCGGGGGTCCTGCAGGTGCTGCTGAACCAGGAGGTGCTCAGCTTTGCGGAGCAGCGCTGGATGGACCTGAAGG GCATGTTCCTGTCGGTAGCCGCTGGGGACAGAGTATCAGTTATGCTGACGTCAGAGGCCGGCCTGGAGATCAGCCTCCAAGGGCCGTTCCTGAGTGTGGCGGTCCTGCTGCCTGAGAAGTTCCTGACCCACACGCGGGGCCTGCTCGGGACGCTCAACGACAACCCGGCCGACGACTTCACCCTGCGCAGTGGGGAGGTCCTGCCGCCCAGCGCCAGTTCTCGAGAGCTGTTCCGGTTCGGGGCTGACT GGGCCGTGCAGAACGCCTCCTCCCTGCTCACCTACGACTCCAAGTTCCTGGTGGAACACTTCAAGGAACGGCCTAGGCATGACCCCActttcctgcccctcctccccgaGGAAAGCTCCGCGAGCCCCAGCCAGGCGAGTGCGGCAGCCGACCTGTGTGGGGACGACCGTTTCTGCAGATTCGACGTGGCGGCCACCGGGAGCCTGAGCGTGGGCAACGCCTCGCGAGTGGCCCACAGGCAACACCTGCTTCGCGTGCAGAGCCTGCAGCCCG TGGTGTCCTGTGGCTGGCTGGCCCCTCCCGCCAACGGACACAAGCAGGGTGAGAGGTACCTGGTGGGCTCCACTGTCCGCTTCCGCTGCAACAACGGCTACAGCCTGGCTGGGGCAGAGGCCAGCACCTGCCAGGCTGACGGCACCTGGTCCTGGCCCACCCCCACGTGCCAACCAG GACGGAGCTACGCGGTGCTGCTGGGCATCATCTTTGGAGGCCTGGGGCTGGTGGCCCTGGTTGGGCTTGGCTACTGGTTCCTACGCCGCAGGAAGAGCAACAC GGCCGTCTGGGGTTCGCAACCCTGA
- the SUSD2 gene encoding sushi domain-containing protein 2 isoform X2 — protein MKPSLLPWALLLLATVPGPGLRPAAGAQGSCSQRCGDQSGPCSCHPTCFGLASCCVDVRDFCLEISPYSGSMMGGKDFVVQHLNWSNPADSVICSFKESIQTRGYVDASGRVHCVSPLLYESGRIPFTLSMDNGRSFPRSGTWLSVHPSKVSDSEKSQLVNETRWQYYGTPGTQGNLTLTWNTSALPSDTVTIELWGYEETGQPYSQEWAAAWLYLYPLATNVHNSGSFTFTPKPAPQNFQRWEVGSLRIVDSRHRAGEQDVQALWSNEHALAWHLGDDFRMDPVAWARNQCLAWEELEDQLPTFLEELPDCPCTLAQARADSGRFHTDYGCDLEQGSVCTYHPGAVHCVRSVQASPKYDSGQQCCYTADGTQLLTADSTGGSTPDRGHDWGSPPYRVPPRVPGLSHWIYDVISFYHCCLWAPECFRYMNRRPSSDCRSYRPPRLASAFGDPHFVTFDGTNFTFNGRGEYVLLEAALTDLRVQARAQTRMAPEGSQDRGTGLTAVAIQEADSDVVEVRLGDGAGVLQVLLNQEVLSFAEQRWMDLKGMFLSVAAGDRVSVMLTSEAGLEISLQGPFLSVAVLLPEKFLTHTRGLLGTLNDNPADDFTLRSGEVLPPSASSRELFRFGADWAVQNASSLLTYDSKFLVEHFKERPRFDVAATGSLSVGNASRVAHRQHLLRVQSLQPVVSCGWLAPPANGHKQGERYLVGSTVRFRCNNGYSLAGAEASTCQADGTWSWPTPTCQPGRSYAVLLGIIFGGLGLVALVGLGYWFLRRRKSNTAVWGSQP, from the exons ATGAAGCCGTCCCTGCTGCCCTGGGCCTTGCTGCTGCTGGCGACTGTCCCCGGCCCGGGCCTCCGGCCTGCAGCAG GTGCCCAGGGGAGCTGCTCCCAGCGCTGCGGAGACCAGAGCGGGCCATGTTCCTGCCACCCGACCTGCTTTGGCCTGGCCAGCTGCTGCGTGGATGTCCGGGATTTCTGCCTGGAGATCTCACCCTACTCTGGCTCCATGATGGGAGGCAAGGACTTTGTGGTCCAGCATCTCAACTGGTCCAACCCCGCTGACAGTGTGATCTGCAG CTTTAAGGAGAGCATCCAGACCCGCGGCTACGTGGACGCCTCCGGCCGAGTGCACTGTGTGTCTCCCCTGCTCTACGAGTCCGGCCGCATCCCGTTCACGCTCTCCATGGACAACGGCCGCTCCTTCCCGCGCTCGGGCACCTGGCTCTCCG tGCACCCCAGCAAAGTGTCGGACTCCGAAAAGAGCCAGCTGGTGAATGAGACCCGCTGGCAGTACTACGGCACTCCTGGCACGCAGGGCAACCTCACCCTGACCTGGAACACCTCGGCCCTGCCCTCGGACACCGTCACCATCGAGCTGTGGGGCTACGAGGAGACAG gGCAGCCGTATTCGCAGGAGTGGGCAGCAGCGTGGTTATACCTGTATCCCTTGGCTACCAACGTCCACAACTCCGGTTCCTTCACCTTCACGCCGAAACCTGCCCCGCAGAACTTCCAGAGATGGGAAGTGGGTTCCCTCCGCATTGTGGACAGCAGACACCGCGCGGGGGAGCA GGATGTGCAAGCGCTCTGGAGCAACGAGCACGCGCTGGCCTGGCACCTGGGTGATGACTTCCGGATGGACCCTGTGGCCTGGGCCCGAAACCAGTGCCTGGCCTGGGAGGAGCTGGAGGACCAGCTGCCCACGTTCCTGGAGGAGCTGCCCGACTGCCCTTGCACCCTGGCCCAGGCCCGGGCTGACTCTGGCCGCTTCCAC ACAGACTACGGCTGTGACCTGGAGCAGGGCAGCGTGTGCACCTACCACCCAGGCGCTGTGCACTGCGTGCGCTCGGTGCAAGCCAG CCCCAAGTACGACTCCGGCCAGCAGTGCTGCTACACGGCGGATGGCACACAGCTCCTGACGGCTGACTCCACCGGGGGCAGCACCCCGGACCGCGGCCACGACTGGGGCTCACCCCCCTACCGCGTGCCGCCCCGCGTGCCCGGCCTCTCCCACTGGATCTACGACGTCATCAGCTTCTACCACTGCTGCCTCTGGGCACCTGAGTGCTTCCGCTACATGAACAGACGGCCCTCCAGCGACTGCCGCAGCTACCGGCCCCCTCGCCTGG CCTCCGCTTTCGGGGACCCACACTTCGTCACTTTCGACGGCACCAACTTCACATTCAATGGACGTGGCGAGTACGTGCTGCTGGAGGCCGCGCTGACCGACTTGCGGGTGCAGGCACGGGCCCAGACCAGGATGGCGCCCGAGG GCTCTCAGGACCGAGGCACGGGGCTGACGGCGGTGGCCATCCAGGAGGCCGACTCGGACGTGGTGGAGGTCCGGCTGGGGGACGGTGCGGGGGTCCTGCAGGTGCTGCTGAACCAGGAGGTGCTCAGCTTTGCGGAGCAGCGCTGGATGGACCTGAAGG GCATGTTCCTGTCGGTAGCCGCTGGGGACAGAGTATCAGTTATGCTGACGTCAGAGGCCGGCCTGGAGATCAGCCTCCAAGGGCCGTTCCTGAGTGTGGCGGTCCTGCTGCCTGAGAAGTTCCTGACCCACACGCGGGGCCTGCTCGGGACGCTCAACGACAACCCGGCCGACGACTTCACCCTGCGCAGTGGGGAGGTCCTGCCGCCCAGCGCCAGTTCTCGAGAGCTGTTCCGGTTCGGGGCTGACT GGGCCGTGCAGAACGCCTCCTCCCTGCTCACCTACGACTCCAAGTTCCTGGTGGAACACTTCAAGGAACGGCCTAG ATTCGACGTGGCGGCCACCGGGAGCCTGAGCGTGGGCAACGCCTCGCGAGTGGCCCACAGGCAACACCTGCTTCGCGTGCAGAGCCTGCAGCCCG TGGTGTCCTGTGGCTGGCTGGCCCCTCCCGCCAACGGACACAAGCAGGGTGAGAGGTACCTGGTGGGCTCCACTGTCCGCTTCCGCTGCAACAACGGCTACAGCCTGGCTGGGGCAGAGGCCAGCACCTGCCAGGCTGACGGCACCTGGTCCTGGCCCACCCCCACGTGCCAACCAG GACGGAGCTACGCGGTGCTGCTGGGCATCATCTTTGGAGGCCTGGGGCTGGTGGCCCTGGTTGGGCTTGGCTACTGGTTCCTACGCCGCAGGAAGAGCAACAC GGCCGTCTGGGGTTCGCAACCCTGA